The Paenibacillus tianjinensis genome has a window encoding:
- the hisC gene encoding histidinol-phosphate transaminase, with amino-acid sequence MNPKPNIVNLPVYKPGKPIEEVKKELGLDEVIKLASNENPYGASPSAKAAIIADLDNLFLYPDGSAADLTAALASHLGVQSDNIIFGCGSDEIIALIARAFFLPGDETIMADQTFSVYKSNADIESAVTIEVPLVDGTHDLDGMLARVTERTKVIWICNPNNPTGTIVPEEALVKFLNAVPAGVLVVLDEAYFEYVTDPSYSDGIKLLDQYPNLVVLRTFSKIYGLAALRIGYGVASPQIINLINKVREPFNTSRLAQAGALAALADQAYVEECRRLNSEGIVQLEGEFKRLGLKSFPAHGNFIMVDVRKPATEVFDALLRLGIIVRAGHRLYPTCIRVTVGSAEQNKSFITALEQTLKEQEVRA; translated from the coding sequence ATGAATCCGAAACCGAATATTGTTAACCTCCCTGTCTATAAGCCGGGAAAACCAATTGAAGAGGTAAAAAAAGAGCTTGGCTTAGACGAGGTTATTAAGCTGGCTTCTAACGAGAATCCTTATGGAGCGTCGCCGAGTGCAAAAGCTGCAATCATCGCAGATCTGGACAATCTGTTTCTGTACCCTGACGGATCAGCTGCTGATTTAACGGCTGCGTTGGCCAGTCATCTTGGTGTGCAGAGTGACAATATCATTTTCGGCTGCGGCTCAGATGAGATTATCGCCCTGATTGCCCGGGCCTTTTTCCTGCCGGGGGATGAGACGATTATGGCTGATCAGACCTTTTCCGTATATAAAAGCAATGCGGATATCGAAAGCGCAGTTACCATTGAGGTGCCGCTTGTAGACGGAACGCATGATCTTGACGGTATGCTGGCCCGGGTTACCGAACGGACCAAGGTCATCTGGATTTGCAATCCCAATAACCCGACCGGAACGATTGTGCCGGAAGAGGCGCTTGTGAAGTTCCTGAATGCGGTGCCTGCCGGTGTATTGGTTGTGCTGGATGAAGCTTATTTTGAATATGTGACTGACCCGTCTTATTCGGATGGAATCAAGCTACTGGACCAATACCCGAATCTGGTTGTGCTGCGGACCTTCTCCAAAATTTATGGTCTGGCTGCACTTCGGATCGGTTATGGGGTAGCGAGCCCGCAAATTATTAATCTAATCAACAAGGTACGGGAACCGTTTAATACCTCCCGACTGGCCCAGGCTGGTGCACTGGCTGCTCTGGCCGATCAGGCTTATGTGGAAGAGTGCCGCCGACTCAACAGTGAAGGCATCGTACAGCTCGAGGGAGAATTCAAGCGTCTGGGTCTCAAATCCTTCCCTGCGCACGGTAATTTCATCATGGTGGATGTGCGTAAGCCGGCTACTGAAGTCTTTGATGCCTTGCTGCGCCTCGGGATTATTGTGAGAGCCGGACACCGGTTATACCCGACCTGCATCCGCGTTACTGTAGGCTCGGCCGAGCAGAATAAGTCATTTATTACCGCTCTGGAACAGACGCTCAAGGAGCAGGAAGTAAGGGCGTAA
- the trpC gene encoding indole-3-glycerol phosphate synthase TrpC, producing MYLDKIVATKIKEVEALSKIFSLKDAEETISGLTATKGFREALVSRRNREIGLIAEVKKASPSKGLIRADFDPVSIAQGYEAGGADCLSVLTDTDYFQGSGLYLQQVRAAVNLPLLRKDFIIDERQIYEARILGADAVLLIAAILTAGQLAAFTDLSASLGLDVLIEVHDRSELELVAGTGKIEQPHVLLGINNRNLRTFETKLETTAELAALVPCGVPVISESGIAGPDDIKYLRQTSTTGVLVGEYLMRQQNVEDAVYELLGPVSAGKDRAVHG from the coding sequence ATGTATCTTGATAAAATAGTCGCTACCAAAATCAAAGAAGTCGAAGCTTTAAGCAAAATCTTTTCCTTGAAGGACGCAGAAGAGACAATCTCCGGGCTTACGGCTACAAAGGGTTTCCGGGAGGCGCTTGTAAGCAGGAGGAACCGGGAGATCGGCCTTATCGCAGAGGTGAAGAAGGCTTCACCTTCTAAAGGATTGATCCGTGCGGACTTTGATCCGGTATCCATCGCACAGGGATATGAAGCAGGTGGAGCCGACTGCTTGTCGGTGCTAACGGATACAGACTATTTTCAAGGCAGCGGTTTGTATTTGCAGCAGGTTAGGGCAGCGGTAAACCTTCCTTTACTGCGCAAGGATTTTATTATCGATGAGCGTCAGATTTATGAGGCCCGTATATTGGGGGCGGATGCTGTCCTGCTGATCGCGGCTATACTAACTGCCGGGCAGTTAGCTGCTTTTACAGATTTATCTGCTTCACTTGGCCTAGATGTACTGATCGAGGTCCATGACCGCAGCGAACTTGAGCTTGTAGCCGGCACAGGGAAAATAGAGCAGCCCCACGTGCTGCTAGGTATTAATAACCGCAATCTGCGCACGTTTGAGACGAAACTGGAAACGACAGCAGAGCTGGCGGCTCTGGTGCCGTGTGGAGTTCCTGTCATCAGCGAGAGCGGGATTGCCGGACCGGATGACATTAAGTATTTACGCCAGACCAGTACCACAGGTGTGCTGGTGGGAGAATATCTGATGAGGCAGCAGAACGTCGAAGACGCGGTGTATGAACTGCTCGGACCGGTATCCGCCGGAAAGGATCGTGCCGTTCATGGCTGA
- the trpB gene encoding tryptophan synthase subunit beta, with product MIQVPDKYGRFGSFGGRFVPETLMNALIELEEAYAKYSAEPAFQEEIDYLLKQYSGRETPLYYAERLSKQLGEAKIYLKREDLNHTGAHKINNAIGQGILAKRMGKTKVIAETGAGQHGVATATVAALLGMECKVFMGEEDTRRQALNVFRMKLLGAEVIPVTSGSRTLKDAGNEALRYWVSNVEDTFYILGSAVGPHPYPMMVRNFQRIIGDETRRQILEAEGRLPDLLVAAVGGGSNAIGMFYPFMEDEQVGMIGVEAAGKGIDTPFHAATMSKGSQGVFQGSLSYLLQDEYGQVTEAHSISAGLDYPGVGPEHSYLKDIERAKYVPVTDAEALDALKLLCVTEGIIPALESAHAIAHVAKIAPSLTKDDVVVICLSGRGDKDVESIMAYTEGADK from the coding sequence ATGATACAAGTACCGGACAAGTACGGACGTTTTGGTTCTTTTGGAGGCCGCTTCGTTCCTGAAACCTTAATGAATGCACTGATTGAGCTGGAGGAAGCCTACGCAAAATATTCGGCAGAGCCGGCATTTCAGGAAGAAATAGATTATTTGCTGAAACAGTATTCCGGACGTGAAACCCCGCTGTATTATGCCGAGCGGCTCAGCAAGCAGCTTGGAGAAGCCAAGATCTACCTGAAGCGTGAAGACCTTAATCATACCGGAGCGCACAAGATCAACAACGCGATTGGTCAAGGGATCTTAGCTAAAAGAATGGGCAAAACCAAGGTTATCGCCGAGACAGGCGCCGGCCAGCACGGGGTGGCTACAGCAACGGTGGCAGCACTGCTGGGTATGGAATGCAAAGTGTTCATGGGTGAAGAGGATACACGCCGCCAGGCGCTGAACGTCTTCCGCATGAAGCTGCTTGGCGCCGAAGTGATTCCGGTGACTTCCGGTTCACGGACCCTTAAGGATGCAGGTAACGAAGCACTCCGCTACTGGGTCAGCAATGTGGAAGATACCTTTTATATCTTGGGTTCAGCAGTCGGTCCTCACCCGTACCCGATGATGGTCCGCAATTTCCAGCGGATTATCGGTGATGAGACCCGCCGCCAGATCCTGGAGGCCGAAGGCCGTCTGCCGGATCTTCTGGTGGCTGCAGTCGGCGGCGGCAGCAATGCCATCGGTATGTTCTATCCTTTCATGGAGGATGAGCAGGTCGGCATGATCGGCGTAGAGGCAGCCGGGAAGGGCATTGATACCCCGTTCCATGCTGCAACAATGAGCAAGGGCAGCCAGGGTGTATTCCAAGGGTCTTTGAGCTATCTGCTGCAGGATGAATACGGTCAGGTTACAGAGGCTCACTCCATTTCCGCAGGCCTCGATTATCCGGGAGTCGGACCGGAGCATTCCTATCTCAAAGATATTGAACGTGCCAAGTATGTCCCGGTTACCGATGCAGAAGCTCTTGATGCGCTTAAGCTGCTGTGCGTCACTGAGGGAATCATTCCGGCACTGGAATCGGCCCACGCCATAGCTCATGTAGCGAAGATTGCTCCAAGTCTTACTAAGGATGACGTTGTGGTCATTTGCCTATCGGGACGCGGAGACAAAGATGTGGAATCGATCATGGCTTATACGGAAGGGGCGGATAAGTAA
- the trpA gene encoding tryptophan synthase subunit alpha has product MTTETTNRMDVTFRKLKAEGKAALIPFLTVGDPDLDTTLDIIAELEAAGADILELGVPYSDPLADGPVIQRASSRALRGNIHLRTCMETALKARQAGSKLPFILFTYYNPVMQMGLDTFFAELDTHEISGLIIPDLPVEESEEMRKRSREAGVNLIPLVAPTSSERIERIVSGASGFVYCVSSLGVTGERSSFHTGVDDFIASVRRATNLPVAVGFGISTSEQVARFAQICDGVVVGSAIVRKVEDVIPLLDNPATRSEGLLQIREFVAQLKP; this is encoded by the coding sequence ATGACAACAGAAACAACCAACCGGATGGATGTGACCTTCCGCAAGCTCAAAGCCGAAGGAAAGGCTGCGCTGATTCCCTTTCTTACGGTAGGGGACCCCGATCTGGACACGACGCTCGATATTATTGCCGAATTGGAAGCGGCTGGTGCAGATATTCTGGAGCTGGGGGTTCCTTATTCCGATCCGCTGGCTGACGGACCTGTTATCCAGCGGGCATCGTCCAGAGCGCTGCGCGGCAATATTCATCTGCGCACCTGTATGGAGACTGCACTCAAAGCCCGCCAGGCGGGCAGTAAGCTGCCGTTTATTCTGTTCACTTATTATAATCCGGTAATGCAAATGGGACTGGATACGTTTTTCGCCGAGCTGGATACTCATGAGATCAGCGGACTGATTATCCCCGATCTGCCGGTGGAAGAGTCGGAGGAGATGCGTAAGCGCAGCCGCGAAGCTGGAGTGAACCTCATTCCGCTGGTTGCACCGACCTCCAGTGAGCGGATTGAGCGGATTGTTTCGGGAGCCAGCGGCTTTGTTTATTGCGTTTCCTCACTGGGTGTGACGGGGGAAAGATCTTCTTTTCATACCGGTGTCGATGATTTCATTGCTTCCGTACGCCGGGCGACAAACCTTCCGGTAGCTGTTGGCTTCGGGATTTCCACCAGTGAGCAGGTCGCGCGTTTTGCTCAGATTTGTGACGGTGTTGTCGTGGGCAGCGCCATAGTCCGCAAGGTGGAGGATGTTATTCCGCTGCTGGATAATCCAGCCACACGAAGTGAAGGGTTGTTGCAAATTCGTGAATTTGTGGCACAATTAAAGCCATAA
- a CDS encoding prephenate dehydrogenase, whose amino-acid sequence MTTKIAIFGVGLIGGSLALCFKGKPGLTVIGHAHRPESAIKYVSRGVVDQATLSVEEAALDADYIFLCVPVGMLENYLQQLSKLPLKPGCIITDVGSTKASIAACAVSLDIPGVHFIGGHPMAGSERSGVEAASSLLFENAYYVLTPPPGVPEEAYEALQTLLLHTKAQIVRLDPERHDEIVGAISHLPHIIAVALVNQIHAYDSEDSLYSTLAAGGFRDITRIASSDPIIWRDILLNNRSVMLRLLKDWNEEVSSFIQLLEDSDGDGIEEAFHEANGFRSQLPERRKGMITPLFDLHIDVPDHPGIIGRIATELGDQGINLSNVQIIESREDVPGIMRLSFRQENDMERAKILLQHNDYTVYV is encoded by the coding sequence ATGACGACAAAAATAGCAATCTTCGGTGTCGGTCTGATCGGAGGCTCACTGGCCCTTTGTTTCAAAGGCAAGCCGGGCCTGACCGTCATCGGCCATGCCCACCGCCCTGAATCCGCGATTAAATATGTCAGCAGAGGCGTAGTCGATCAGGCTACCCTTTCTGTTGAGGAAGCAGCGCTGGACGCCGATTACATCTTTCTGTGTGTGCCTGTGGGCATGCTTGAGAATTATCTGCAGCAATTAAGCAAGCTTCCGCTTAAGCCGGGCTGCATCATCACAGATGTCGGCAGCACCAAAGCCAGTATCGCAGCCTGTGCGGTTTCGCTGGATATTCCCGGTGTTCATTTCATAGGCGGACATCCAATGGCAGGTTCGGAACGCTCAGGGGTGGAAGCTGCCTCGTCGCTGCTGTTCGAGAATGCCTATTATGTGCTTACCCCTCCGCCAGGAGTGCCGGAGGAGGCTTATGAGGCACTTCAAACCTTGCTCCTACATACGAAAGCACAGATTGTCAGACTTGATCCGGAGCGCCATGATGAGATTGTCGGGGCGATCAGCCATTTGCCGCATATTATTGCAGTTGCGCTAGTGAATCAGATTCACGCGTATGATTCTGAGGATTCGCTGTACAGCACCCTAGCTGCCGGCGGTTTCCGTGACATTACCCGGATTGCGTCCAGCGATCCGATCATCTGGCGCGATATTTTACTGAATAACCGCTCGGTGATGCTGCGTCTGCTGAAGGACTGGAATGAAGAGGTATCATCATTTATTCAATTGCTTGAGGATTCGGACGGAGACGGAATAGAGGAGGCCTTCCATGAAGCGAACGGTTTCCGCAGCCAATTGCCGGAACGGCGTAAAGGGATGATTACTCCGCTCTTCGATCTTCATATTGACGTTCCCGATCATCCGGGGATCATTGGCCGTATCGCAACCGAGCTGGGGGATCAGGGCATCAACCTCAGTAACGTGCAGATCATTGAGAGCCGTGAGGATGTGCCAGGCATTATGCGGCTGTCTTTCCGCCAGGAGAACGATATGGAGCGGGCCAAAATTCTGCTGCAGCATAACGATTATACAGTATACGTATAG
- a CDS encoding phosphoribosylanthranilate isomerase, translating to MADTLVKICGLQDVEVLKSMKRLPLDYIGFVFAPSRRRVTPVQAAELVAELSAWEAGKAPGAAGVFVNPGLEELRELLATVPLDVIQLHGSESAAFCREVKQAFPQVKVWKAISVAGTSQAGDSDGNDNVVSYAGSVDALLLDTYDPQGSGGSGRTFDWGQIPVFQAAAEAHGLPLFVAGGLHPDNVTELLEVYSPDGVDVSSGVESGGIKDLDKMTSFVERVKQS from the coding sequence ATGGCTGATACATTGGTAAAAATCTGTGGACTTCAGGACGTTGAAGTGCTAAAATCTATGAAGCGATTGCCGCTTGATTATATCGGATTTGTGTTTGCACCCAGCCGCCGCAGAGTAACACCTGTACAGGCAGCGGAGCTTGTTGCCGAGCTGTCGGCATGGGAGGCAGGAAAAGCCCCTGGAGCAGCAGGGGTATTCGTCAACCCCGGACTTGAGGAGCTGCGAGAGCTGCTTGCAACCGTACCTCTGGATGTGATCCAGCTGCATGGATCGGAGAGCGCGGCGTTCTGCCGGGAGGTCAAGCAGGCTTTTCCGCAGGTTAAGGTCTGGAAGGCCATTTCCGTGGCGGGCACAAGTCAGGCTGGCGATTCCGATGGTAATGACAATGTGGTAAGCTATGCCGGCTCTGTTGATGCCCTGCTGCTCGACACATATGATCCGCAGGGAAGCGGCGGCTCGGGGCGCACCTTTGACTGGGGGCAGATCCCGGTCTTCCAGGCTGCTGCGGAAGCGCATGGACTGCCTTTATTTGTTGCAGGCGGGCTTCATCCCGACAATGTTACTGAACTGCTGGAGGTCTACAGTCCTGATGGCGTAGATGTCTCCAGCGGTGTGGAAAGCGGCGGGATCAAGGATCTCGACAAAATGACTTCTTTCGTGGAAAGGGTGAAGCAATCATGA
- a CDS encoding RNA polymerase sigma factor produces the protein MTDSQLIQLIKQGNTELYSELMRRYQRKILAFVYHMLKNSHMELIAEDLCSETFYKAFRSLHSFREVDASFSTWLYTIARNTVLSELRKNRAGNVSLEESGYTPVAPAEVAPEQAALRKERMNLVREAINNLPEKQRSALILREYDQMDYQEIAIILDQSVSSVKSLLFRARSSVKLQLESYFYEPEAEEQAERV, from the coding sequence ATGACGGATTCCCAGTTGATCCAGCTAATCAAGCAAGGAAACACAGAACTATATTCGGAACTGATGCGAAGATACCAACGTAAAATACTGGCTTTTGTCTATCATATGCTTAAGAACTCCCATATGGAGCTGATTGCCGAAGATCTCTGTTCGGAGACGTTTTACAAAGCATTCCGGAGCCTGCATTCCTTTCGCGAGGTAGATGCTTCATTCTCGACATGGCTGTACACGATCGCCCGCAACACAGTGCTCAGTGAGCTCCGCAAGAACCGTGCAGGCAATGTCTCTCTCGAAGAGAGCGGGTACACACCGGTAGCACCGGCTGAAGTGGCTCCTGAACAGGCTGCACTACGTAAGGAGCGGATGAACCTGGTCCGCGAAGCCATCAATAATCTTCCGGAGAAACAGCGTTCGGCGCTGATTCTGCGTGAATACGATCAAATGGATTATCAGGAAATTGCCATCATTTTGGATCAGAGTGTCAGCTCCGTGAAATCACTGTTGTTCCGTGCAAGGAGCAGTGTGAAGCTCCAACTCGAATCCTATTTTTATGAGCCTGAAGCAGAAGAGCAGGCTGAGAGGGTGTAA
- a CDS encoding histidine phosphatase family protein, producing the protein MLIGLIRHGLTDWNAEGKIQGQSDIPLNDEGRKQAEMLGERLLHEPYHWDYCITSGLSRAEETGKIIAAKLGIPLLEPDQRIRERAYGQVEGMTALEREAKWGKEWNLLELGQEKDEQLQLRGLAFMEDLSTRYQGSNVLVISHGGFLAQLYTALYKDKYTERLGNLSLTIIEKNEQEWKPLLYNCTRHILQNQR; encoded by the coding sequence ATGCTGATCGGCTTAATACGCCATGGACTGACAGATTGGAACGCGGAAGGGAAAATACAGGGACAAAGTGACATTCCGCTTAACGACGAGGGGCGCAAGCAGGCTGAGATGCTGGGTGAGCGGCTATTGCATGAACCCTACCATTGGGACTACTGTATCACAAGCGGTTTGTCCCGTGCAGAAGAGACAGGGAAGATCATTGCCGCCAAGCTCGGTATCCCGTTACTCGAGCCTGATCAGCGTATACGGGAACGCGCTTATGGACAGGTTGAGGGAATGACCGCCCTGGAGCGCGAAGCGAAATGGGGCAAGGAATGGAATCTGCTGGAGCTTGGGCAGGAAAAAGACGAGCAGCTGCAGCTGCGCGGACTTGCCTTTATGGAGGATCTCTCCACCCGTTACCAAGGCAGCAATGTGCTGGTCATCTCCCATGGAGGTTTCCTGGCCCAGCTGTACACTGCGCTCTATAAAGACAAGTACACGGAGCGTCTCGGCAATTTGTCCTTGACCATTATCGAAAAGAACGAGCAGGAGTGGAAGCCGCTTCTGTATAATTGCACCCGTCATATTTTGCAAAATCAGCGGTGA